Genomic DNA from Actinomycetes bacterium:
CCTTCGGGCCCACCCACAACCCGTGGGACCTGGACCGCATCCCCGGCGGGTCCGGCGGGGGGTCGGCGGCCTCGGTCGCGGCGTTCCAGGCCCCGCTCGCGGTGGGCACCGACACCGGCGGCTCGATCCGGCAGCCGGCCGCCGTGACGGGGACGGTCGGGGTGAAGCCGACCTACGGCGGCGTCTCGCGCTACGGCCTGGTGGCGCTGGCGTCGTCCCTCGACCAGGCCGGTCCGTGCGCACGCACCGTGCTCGACGCCGCGCTCCTGCACGCTGTGATCGCCGGCCACGACCCGCTCGACTCGACGTCGGTCGACCGGCCGGTGCCCGACGTCGTGACGGCGGCCCGGCGGGCCGACGTCAGCGGCATGCGGGTCGGGGTCGTCAAGCAGTTCGGGGGCGAGGGCTACCAGGCCGGCGTGGAGCAGCGATTCCGCGAGTCGGTCGCGCTGCTGGAGGAGCTCGGGGCCACCGTCGTCGAGGTGGACTGCCCGGCGTTCGACTACGCGCTGCCGGCCTACTACCTGATCCTGCCGAGCGAGTGCTCCTCCAACCTGGCCCGCTTCGACGCCATGCGCTACGGCCTTCGGGTCGGCGACGACGGCGAGGCCAGCGCCGAGGACGTCATGGCGCTGACGCGCGACGCGGGCTTCGGCCCGGAGGCCAAACGACGGATCATGCTGGGGACGTACGCCCTCTCCAGCGGCTACTACGACGCCTACTACGGGCAGGCGCAGAAGGTCCGCACGCTCATCGTCCGCGACTTCGAGCGGGCTTTCGAGCGGGCCGACGTGCTGCTGTCGCCGACGACGCCGACCACGGCGTTCAAGCTCGGGGAGCGGCTCGACGACCCGCTGGCGATGTACCTCGCCGACCTCTGCACGATTCCGTCCAACCTGGCCGGCAACGCGTCGATGTCGGTGCCCGCCGGCCTCGCGCCGGAGGACGGCCTGCCGGTGGGGCTGCAGGTGATCGCACCGCCCTTGGCCGACGAGCGGCTCTACCGCGTCGGCGCCGCCCTCGAGGGCGCCCTCGCCGACCGGTGGGGCCACCTGCTCGTCGACGAGGCCCCCGAGATCTCGCTCGCGACGTCGTAGACCGTGGAGGCACTGCTGTGGTGAACCCCGAGACGATCAAGAACATCGTCACCTTCGTGAGCACCGTGATGGCCGGCCGCACCGCCGTCTCACGGCTCAGGCAGGCCCGGGAGGACGGCGACCGGCTCGAGCTGGTCGATGCCCTGCTCAACACCGTCGTGCTGGTGACCGGCACGATCATCATCGTCCGCCGGCTGCGGCGGGGCGAGGACGAGGCGTGAGCCAGGCCGCCGCGCCCGCCACGTCAGGGCCGGTCGACTACGACGACGCGGTCGCGCAGTTCGACCCGGTGCTCGGGCTCGAGGTCCACGTCGAGCTGGGCACCGCGTCGAAGATGTTCTGCGGCTGCGCGACGGAGTTCGGCGCGCTGCCCAACACCCAGGTCTGCCCGACCTGCCTGGGGCTGCCCGGCGCGCTGCCGGTGCTCAACGGGACGGCGGTCGAGTCGACGATCCGGGTCGGGCTGGCGCTCGGCTGCGACATCGCGACCTGGTGCCGCTTCGCGCGGAAGAACTACTTCTACCCCGACATGCCGAAGAACTTCCAGACCTCGCAGTACGACGAGCCGATCTGCACCGACGGCTACCTCGACGTCGAGGTGCCCACCGACGACGGCGTGCGCACCGTGCGGGTCGAGATCGAGCGGGTGCACATGGAGGAGGACACCGGCAAGTCCCTCCACGTGGGCGGCAGCACGGGTCGCATCCACGGCGCCGACCACAGCCTCGTCGACTACAACCGGTCGGGCATCCCGCTGATCGAGATCGTCACCCGGCCGATCGAGGGGACCGGGGCCCTGGCGCCCGTCGCCGCCCGCGCCTACGTCACCGCGCTGCGCGAGGTGGTGCGCGGCCTCGGCGTCTCGGACGTCCGAATGGAGCAGGGCTCCCTGCGCTGCGACGCGAACGTGTCGCTGCGCCGGTCGCCGGCCGACCCGCTGGGCACCCGTTCCGAGACCAAGAACGTCAACTCGCTGCGCTCGGTGGAGCGCGCGGTGCGCCACGAGATCAGCCGGCAGGCCGGGCTGCTGCTGGCCGGCCACCGGGTTGTGCAGGAGACCCGGCACTGGCACGAGGACACCGGCACCACGACGTCCGGCCGGTCCAAGGAGCAGGCCGAGGACTACCGCTACTTCCCCGAGCCGGACCTGGTCCCGGTCGCCCCCGACCGCGAGTGGGTCGAGCGGCTGCGCGCCGAGCTCCCGCCGCCGCCGTGGCAGCGCCGCCGCGAGCTGCAGGCCGAGTGGGGCGTCAGCGACCTCGAGATGCAGTCGATGGTCAACGCCGGCGCACTCGAGCTGGTGCAGGAGACGGTGGCCGCCGGCGCGGCTCACGAGGCGGCCCGCAAGTGGTGGATGGGTGAGCTGGCCCGGCACGCCAACGAGCGGGGGACCGACCTGGCCTCGCTGCCGATGACGCCGGAACAGGTGGCCCGGGTCGTCGCGCTGGTCGACGAGGGCACCGTCAACGACAAGCTGGCCCGGCAGGTCATCGAGGGTGTGCTCGCCGGCGAGGGCGAGCCCGACGACGTCGTGGCGGGGCGCCAGTTGGCCGTCATGAGCGACGACGGCGCGCTGGTCACGGCCGTCGACGAAGCCCTGGCTGCCAACCCGGACGTCGCGGAGAAGATCCGCGGCGGCAAGGTGGCAGCTGCCGGAGCGATCGTCGGCGCCGTGATGAAGGCGACGCAGGGCAAGGCCGACGCGGCCCGGGTGCGCGAGCTGGTCCTGGAGCGCTGCACCGGCTGAGGACCTCGACCGCCCGCCGGGACCGACCGACGCTACCGTCCGACGGGCCACGTTCCGCCGTCCGGCGGCGGGGGTAGGCGGGAGGGCATGAGCCGAGTCGCCGTCGTCACGGGTGCGAGCGCGGGCCTGGGCCGCGCTGTCGCCGAGGAGCTGGCCCGCCGGGGTGACGCCGTCGCCCTGCTGGCCCGGGGGCAGGCCGGGCTCGACGGGGCCGCCGAGGCCGTGCGCAGCCTGGGCGGGAGGCCGCTGGCCGTCCCCACCGACGTCAGCGACGCCGCGGCCGTCGACCGGGCGGCAGAGCGTGTCGAGCGGGAGCTCGGCGAGATCGACCTGTGGGTCAACGTCGCCTCGCAGTCCGCGTTCGCCTGGTTCTGGGACGTCGAGCCCGAGGAGTTCGCGCAGGTCACAGCGGTCACCTACCTCGGCTACGTCTACGGCACTCGTGCGGCACTGGCCCGGATGCGTCCGCGCGACCGGGGGACGGTGGTGCAGGTCGGGTCCGCGCTGGCCTACCGCGGCATCCCGCTGCAGGCCGCCTACTGCGGCAGCAAGCACGCGATCCAGGGCTTCCACGACTCGCTGCGCGCCGAGCTGTTCGCCGACGGCAGCAACGTCCGGGTCACCATGGTGCAGATGCCGGCGCTGAACACGCCGCAGTTCGACTGGGTGCGGTCGCGGCTGCCCCGCAAGGCCCAGCCGGTCGCGCCGATCTACCAGCCCGAGGTGGCCGCCCGGGCGGTCGCCTGGGCCGCGGACCACCCCCAGCGCCGGGAGTACTGGGTC
This window encodes:
- the gatA gene encoding Asp-tRNA(Asn)/Glu-tRNA(Gln) amidotransferase subunit GatA → MSGTDLVRLTAAATAEAIASGETSSAEVTEAHLERIRAVDGAVHAFLHVDEEGARDTARRLDARRAAGEALGPLAGVPLALKDVIVTQGLPTTCGSRILEGWRPPYDATVTRRVREAGLVVLGKTNMDEFAMGSSTEHSAFGPTHNPWDLDRIPGGSGGGSAASVAAFQAPLAVGTDTGGSIRQPAAVTGTVGVKPTYGGVSRYGLVALASSLDQAGPCARTVLDAALLHAVIAGHDPLDSTSVDRPVPDVVTAARRADVSGMRVGVVKQFGGEGYQAGVEQRFRESVALLEELGATVVEVDCPAFDYALPAYYLILPSECSSNLARFDAMRYGLRVGDDGEASAEDVMALTRDAGFGPEAKRRIMLGTYALSSGYYDAYYGQAQKVRTLIVRDFERAFERADVLLSPTTPTTAFKLGERLDDPLAMYLADLCTIPSNLAGNASMSVPAGLAPEDGLPVGLQVIAPPLADERLYRVGAALEGALADRWGHLLVDEAPEISLATS
- the gatB gene encoding Asp-tRNA(Asn)/Glu-tRNA(Gln) amidotransferase subunit GatB, which encodes MSQAAAPATSGPVDYDDAVAQFDPVLGLEVHVELGTASKMFCGCATEFGALPNTQVCPTCLGLPGALPVLNGTAVESTIRVGLALGCDIATWCRFARKNYFYPDMPKNFQTSQYDEPICTDGYLDVEVPTDDGVRTVRVEIERVHMEEDTGKSLHVGGSTGRIHGADHSLVDYNRSGIPLIEIVTRPIEGTGALAPVAARAYVTALREVVRGLGVSDVRMEQGSLRCDANVSLRRSPADPLGTRSETKNVNSLRSVERAVRHEISRQAGLLLAGHRVVQETRHWHEDTGTTTSGRSKEQAEDYRYFPEPDLVPVAPDREWVERLRAELPPPPWQRRRELQAEWGVSDLEMQSMVNAGALELVQETVAAGAAHEAARKWWMGELARHANERGTDLASLPMTPEQVARVVALVDEGTVNDKLARQVIEGVLAGEGEPDDVVAGRQLAVMSDDGALVTAVDEALAANPDVAEKIRGGKVAAAGAIVGAVMKATQGKADAARVRELVLERCTG
- a CDS encoding SDR family oxidoreductase; the protein is MSRVAVVTGASAGLGRAVAEELARRGDAVALLARGQAGLDGAAEAVRSLGGRPLAVPTDVSDAAAVDRAAERVERELGEIDLWVNVASQSAFAWFWDVEPEEFAQVTAVTYLGYVYGTRAALARMRPRDRGTVVQVGSALAYRGIPLQAAYCGSKHAIQGFHDSLRAELFADGSNVRVTMVQMPALNTPQFDWVRSRLPRKAQPVAPIYQPEVAARAVAWAADHPQRREYWVGASTVGTLLANAVVPGLLDRYLGRTGVASQQAEQPEDPSRRDYLFRPVDDTDDHGAHGRFDSTAKSSSPQAALARHHGALAAAGGVAAVAGLAALRGRRRS